In Girardinichthys multiradiatus isolate DD_20200921_A chromosome 10, DD_fGirMul_XY1, whole genome shotgun sequence, the sequence CAACTACAAAACTTGGTCTCATATGTTAAAAACTACAAATTGacagagggtgtactttctttttacataGACTTCATAATTAGATACACAAAAAAACTATGGATAAAACCGGTTAATGTTTAATTAACATTAAACAATTGCTGATAACGTGAGCCAACAGATAACATTTCTTTAGAAAGCTGCTTTACAATGGTTATTAAAAATGCATTCTCAACAGGTTTTTAATCCTTATACATCATCTACATAAGCATTATTACAAATACATTCCATGCACTAATTAACTGCAAATAAGAGCTAACTTAGTAAATTCCCCTTGTTTctccaaaaaagaaacaacttgTATTTTGCCGCAACATGCAATGCGCTATGTATCCAAATCTCAGTAGGGGtgtgtatggggtaagaacactgtcaaaaacagtgtgtatgtaaagacggaaatgtgtccATATTAGTCattagttgtgcataagtaaaatccaaaagtggtattgtatattttctctataagaatacaaaataaaatgttacagcttcaagaaattacaaagttcaagtttacagttgtggtttattctttatgaatacaatatgctataacagtttgtgaatacgatttcttttctatgagaatacaaatttacatcagcgacttggcgtcacgtgatctcaggctggtttgTGGAGCACAGCGTTAGtagattcgcgttgcgcatgcgctgtcacactcctcaccgccagtaaacgtagtgcagGGATTGGATGACGGAATAAagtaatgggagataattcagtctaaaaggaatattaggaacagaggagAGCTAGtgggggaaatcaagagtatattaaataaagcattattcttatttttatgaaatacaaaactaaaacatagaatatagtgggtggtgttatacaatgatgtacagtaggtggcggtatgcacctcttcTGACCATAGCTATATTATTCTGTATGGCACTGCAGAAACAAGGAAATGTATATAACCATGCCATGTTTTGAAATtagaaaataacttattttatgCATTCTCTTTGAGTTGGATTGGAGAATCCTAGGGCTGACCATGGCCTCCTGCATGGACTTCAAGGACTTCAGCGCCTCCAATCCTATCTGCAAAACAACACCCAGTTTAATTTTCCAGTAAACCAATCAAACACCAGCCAAAACAGCACTTGTCCAATTTAGCAAAATAAAGGAAGTTACTGAATGTACAAAATTCTCACATGTGTGTcgactgcattgttttattaaagccTATCTAAatctgaaggttttttttatgtttttttgtagcactagtggcctttattttcttatgttgtGACAGTAGGCTGACAGGAAATTGGTGGAGAGAAGGGGGGAGACATGCAGGGCAAGTCAATAGGTcacctaaatgttttaaatcaaccAAATGTTAATATCAAAGGAAATATGAGTACATACAGAATCcaattttcaaatgattatttcatttatcaaGGGAAAAAAAGCTATTCCAAATCTACTCCACcaaaagtgaaaatgtttaCAAAGCCACAGTTGGAGCCCTTGTtcacaaatggaaaaagaatATATGGAACAGCGGTCATTTCATGTTGCAGAACAGAACATCACATCACACCAACAGTAAAAGATGAATAAGGGAGTGTGATGGTCCTGGGATGCAATGCTGCTTTAGGACGTAGACGACGCAATTGAAAAAGAACAGGAATTCTGCTCTTTTCCAGAAAAATCCAGATTCAGAATGTCTGATCATCATTTGATGAGTTTGAGTTCAAGCACACCTGATTTAtttagcaggacaatgatccaaagcacagtaATCAGAACACCTTTGAAAGACTGAAAGAAACCAGAGAGGCCTAGTCAATGTCTGGACTTGAATTGATTAAGACGTTGTCGCAAGACCCTAAACAGACAATCCATCCTCAAAAACATTCCAATGTGGTTgtactaaaaaaaaatattctgcaaAAATGAGTGTGCAacaattcctccacagcaatgtaaaagactGATTGCCAGTTATTGGGAGTTGTTGGTGCCAAGAGTGACACAATCAGTCATAAGGTACAGGAGGGGGTTACTTTTCCAACAGGGCCTGGTTGGTTTGGGTagaattttttttacatcataaattaaattaaataatttgtaaacTGTCTCTTGTATTTAGTCAGTTTAtatttgtctgatataaaatttatttttagatttaaaacgTCTACATTTGGCAAAAAGTAAAGACtcaagaaatctgtaagagtgGAAAATACCTTTCACAGCATACAATATACATTATTGCAAGATACAGATAGCAATAATtacttttacttatttttagtTTCATTACCTGCTATAAAGAGTAAGTGAGTCTGACAAAGTGGGAAACAGTTCTGTTTCAAGTTCAAAAAAGTCACGAAGAATTAATCATTGTGGGCACATTTACTCGAAAAAAAGCAGCAGGTCAAAAAAGACAGTCAGCAGATGAATTTTAATAACTTGCAGGAACCCCCTAATGTGCCATAATACATTCATGCCTGAAGGAAAAAGCCACAGTTAAAATAAGATGTATTACATTATGGAGAGAGCTGTCAATTTATCGAATgacaaatgtcaaaaaaatgAGGAATTAAAATTGACCCCCTGGAGGAtacaaaaatataagaaaatgaTCCTCCAGGACTGTTCTTAACTAATAAACTGATATAAaatcttgcaaaaatatttccttaattacCTGGTTGTTCATTGGTGTAAGGTTGGTTTGCTTGGTGTGAGCTatagagataaataaaaaatattattcaaattatGTTAACATGTGAGCCCTATTGCTAATGAAGAGCAATACTTCAGCCTGACCTAGATTTCCATGCTTTCCTCCACAGCTGGTGGTCTGATGAAATGCACGCTGGTGAAAATGAGCTGGTATGGAAAACCGGGAGGTGCTGGACACTCTTACTATTACCAACAGAGAAGTCGACACCATTCAGAGCTTGTCGGATCATTCCCATGACCAATTCCTTTTCTGCAGATTACAACACATATTTATTAGATCTTAATACTTTACTATTTAACATTTCTCATCATTTCTTATCCTAATTTCATCATAACTTTGCGATCAGCAGTGACAACATGACACAGgagcaaaaattaaaacaaagctgGAATTCaccaacataaaaacacatttctttggaATTTATAATGGGAAGTCATAAAGACTGCAACAAAAGCAAGCATTCAGATAtacacatttaattatttttagttttcccTCACTTTGGAGCATTATTTTGCCTTCGTGACCATTCCAATGTAGTACCTTACAAAAATATGTACCGGTATATACCAAGAATTTTAAACTTCAAACTTTaatccaaaatatttgaatttcttTGTTATAAAGTTGGTAGCtctattgccttgcagcataaaggtcctgggttcgacacccagccggggtctttctgcatggagtttgcatgttctccctgttcatttgtgggttctctccgggtaatgtggcttcctcccacagtccaaaaacatgactgttaggttatttggtttctctaaattgtccttaggtgtgaatgagtgtgtgcgttgttgtttgtcctgtgtgtctctgtgttgcctggCGATGGACTTGCGACTTGTCcacggtgtaccctgcctccagCCCCTAGTCTACTCTAAAAATctgctgctggagataggcaccactcCACTATGTAAGAAGCagttgaaaatgactgatgataaatttaaactttaatcCAAATTTTAATGACACCAAGAGCACTCCGATTGTTCATGTCTTCCAACTTGTTCTACATGCATTTGTCTCTCCTCCCAGCCATCGTACTAATGAGCCAGGCTTAGGTTGTCCACATGCTTTACATTACTCCAATTTTACCTTTTCATCAGCTGTCAGGTCGAGTAAGGGAAGGCTTTTTCTACAGAGTGTCTTTGAAGTCTTTTAGGTGAGTAGGAGGATGTTCCCATAAGCCAGAAAAGATGTATTCTACTAAAGCTTTAGAAACGTATTGAGAACATCCATTTGCGTGCTCATCACCAACATACCTGGTTTTTGTTTCCACTGCCTCCGTAAAGATTTGAGGTAAACGGGAAAGCAGATGACTCTGGTGTTTTTTTGAACACCTGGCTCTTTAGAAGTGGATGAGGAAATAATGATGAGGTGACAAACCAGTCATCTCTCACCATGCAAATGGGCCTACCATTGAGTCTTGTGGGGAAAACATACAGAAAACGTAGCTTACTGATACCCGTTGAGGCCATAGTAATCAGAACAGCAATTTGAGCATTTCCACTAATTCGAAGGTTTTCTGATTGGTTTTGATATACATTTGTTTAGTGCCCATTAACTTTAAACAATGTGTCAATATATAATCATTATACAAATTCTGctttaagaaaaaacaagatAGAAATATGGTTAAAACTATGAGTATAAGAAGGTTAGGCGTTAAAGCTACCAATGACTTAAATCTGATAATGAATTATTTGAACTGAGTTCAGGGATTTAGGTCAAATTTCAAAAGGTTGGAATAAGTTTGACCTTAAATGTAATTCAGTAAatcagttcaaatgtgaaaTTCACGTTATATTGATCTTGATTGATCTTATGTTAAGCAAAGCCAGAGGTGGGTAGCAAAATTGCATTCAAGTAAATCCAGTAAATATATTGAAGTAATGCTTACTTAAACAGAAGTAAAAAGTAATAAtccaaaagtaaaacatatttgttaaaaaagactCTGTAAGTACTGTGCAACTACTTGATCCTGACATCTGATTTAATTTGCAGAAATTATATAATGAGACAGACAAAAATATAAGGTTGTGTACAAAATCTGGTATTTCgaataacaaaaatgaaaaaaagtcaaaaatatGACATCagtacaaaataacaaattcagGCAATCATTTCCAAATCACATTTTTTCATAACATGACATTTCTGAAAACAACGGCTATAGTAGGTAATGTATAAATGTTAAACAGTGCAAAGTACTTTCAGTAAAAACAGAGTCATATTGaagaaattagaatattattaatttatttcagtaacgtAATTCACTTAGTGAAACACATTTCGGggttaattacacacagactatCATAATCCCATGGACATTGTAATTAactttttcagacatttttattttgggtcttgtattttgagttattttcaGTATTTACTTCATGTTCATTGTTCGGCTACTTATTCCTTCTTTCCATGATGTTGGTCTAATCTCTTCAGTCCCTTAGTTTTGCTCCCCACTCAGCTGCTATTTATCCTGTTGAGTATACTCTCTTGGTTTCTATGTCACAATCAGATCTCCACaatagttttttgttaattattattttccatttacaGCTAATGacaacacaacatttaagattaagattacatcagaccaataaaaacattcatacagaaatgtgggcagAATGTACAGTAAGTTTAGCATCTGTTTTAAGGTTGTTTTTTAAAcgattttttgattaaaacgagCCTCATTTGAAAGCatattgaaatttattgaatatgactgtatactGTTTACTGCATATTCATTTAGCCTCCAAATGGCACAGTAGGCTCGgcagatggaaaataaaataagaacaatggaGGTTGTGCACAGACA encodes:
- the tbata gene encoding uncharacterized protein tbata, which produces MSRAQRQNSRETTGDRSSSLSNQVLFTSEFSKMLTKSTPHFSCFSQHSFFSRHNPDPHRVRHIQAHTKQTNLTPMNNQIGLEALKSLKSMQEAMVSPRILQSNSKRMHKISYFLISKHGMVIYISLFLQCHTE